Proteins from one Candidatus Desulfovibrio trichonymphae genomic window:
- a CDS encoding NADH-quinone oxidoreductase subunit B family protein: protein MFEIFLERFRQKTRTVAFPASLPALPPRFRGRPFIDADRCAAAGGCCSCVAACPWHAISFENTKPALDMGMCIFCGECACACPQRALVFTTDWRLASTDRDALVVRPAAYASPRQPGGQGAGLRASSGLADDDDERLYVLPELPITSVTSLAAAFARSFRLRQVTAAGCGACEADLNVLGTVVYDMGRFGIDFVASPRHADAIALTGPAPRNMRAALLDCYAAMPAPKVIIAVGACAISGGMFRRVAPPAPDSIQGAPPQCRPALFIPGCPPHPCTTLDAFLRFLDQRTPR from the coding sequence GTGTTTGAAATTTTTTTGGAACGATTCCGTCAGAAAACGCGCACAGTAGCGTTCCCGGCTTCTTTGCCTGCTCTGCCGCCGCGTTTTCGTGGGCGTCCCTTTATTGATGCGGATCGCTGCGCTGCCGCGGGGGGGTGCTGCAGCTGCGTCGCAGCGTGCCCTTGGCATGCGATAAGCTTTGAAAACACCAAGCCCGCTCTTGATATGGGCATGTGCATCTTTTGCGGCGAGTGCGCGTGCGCCTGTCCGCAACGGGCGCTGGTTTTCACCACAGACTGGCGGCTGGCTTCCACAGATCGCGACGCCCTTGTCGTGCGGCCTGCCGCGTATGCCTCGCCAAGGCAGCCCGGTGGACAGGGGGCAGGCTTGAGAGCATCCTCGGGTTTGGCTGATGATGACGATGAGCGCCTGTATGTCCTGCCTGAACTGCCCATAACGTCTGTAACAAGTCTTGCCGCCGCCTTTGCTCGTTCGTTTCGTTTGCGCCAGGTGACAGCGGCCGGGTGCGGTGCCTGCGAGGCCGATCTCAACGTACTGGGAACCGTGGTGTACGATATGGGGCGGTTCGGCATAGATTTTGTTGCTTCGCCCCGTCATGCGGATGCCATTGCGCTGACCGGGCCTGCTCCCCGCAATATGCGCGCGGCGCTTCTTGACTGCTATGCGGCCATGCCCGCCCCAAAAGTGATTATCGCCGTCGGGGCATGTGCCATTTCCGGCGGCATGTTCCGCCGCGTCGCACCGCCCGCGCCGGACAGCATTCAGGGTGCGCCGCCGCAGTGCCGGCCGGCTCTTTTCATACCGGGCTGTCCGCCGCATCCCTGCACCACGCTGGATGCTTTTTTGCGTTTTCTTGACCAGCGCACGCCGAGATGA
- a CDS encoding hydrogenase large subunit, whose translation MLADDVAGLLLAARTEIGSSYPSLTPDIAALHLFERVLYEKFAILPEGHPWLKPVRFDNPAGPGVGEMNFYRIDGDEVHEVAVGPIHAGVIECGHFRFQCLGEEVLYLEISLGYHHRGVEAMLTGGPLARILPLIETVAGDSTAAHAFACCTLLEGLSETLPSPRGQHIRALALELERLACHTGDIGAIAGDVGFLPTSAFCGRLRGDWLNMSAMLCGSRFSRGLFVSGGTAFDLDPALAHVLTDKVVLAARDVQGAVRLIWNSPSVMARLTGIGVLPASVAASLGVVGPPARASGLARDARRSHPLPCLPALEKICVADRGDVGDRTALRYDEALASAALCQNILKDLPAGGCRAEKQEKIYALAPKHIAVALVEGWRGEVCHVALTDEFGHFAAYSIVDPSFHNWAGLAYALRRQQISDFPLCNKSFNLSYCGHDL comes from the coding sequence GTGCTGGCCGATGACGTCGCCGGTCTGCTTCTGGCGGCGCGTACAGAGATTGGGAGCAGCTATCCTTCGTTGACGCCCGACATTGCCGCGCTGCACCTTTTTGAACGCGTTCTTTACGAAAAATTCGCCATTTTGCCTGAAGGCCATCCCTGGCTCAAACCGGTGCGTTTTGACAACCCCGCCGGTCCCGGCGTCGGCGAGATGAATTTTTATCGGATTGACGGCGACGAGGTGCATGAAGTTGCCGTCGGGCCTATCCATGCCGGGGTCATTGAGTGCGGGCATTTTCGTTTTCAATGTCTGGGCGAGGAAGTGCTGTATCTGGAAATTTCGCTAGGCTATCATCACCGCGGTGTTGAGGCCATGCTGACGGGCGGGCCGCTCGCCCGCATCCTGCCGCTTATAGAAACAGTGGCGGGCGACAGCACGGCGGCGCACGCTTTTGCCTGTTGCACACTGCTGGAAGGCCTTTCAGAAACGTTGCCCTCACCGCGTGGGCAGCATATCCGTGCTCTCGCCTTGGAGTTGGAACGTCTTGCCTGCCATACGGGCGATATAGGCGCCATTGCCGGAGACGTCGGCTTTTTGCCCACGTCGGCTTTTTGCGGGAGGCTGCGGGGAGATTGGCTGAACATGAGCGCCATGCTCTGCGGCAGTCGCTTCAGCCGGGGGCTGTTTGTTTCGGGCGGGACGGCTTTTGATCTTGATCCCGCTTTGGCGCACGTGCTGACGGACAAAGTCGTTCTGGCTGCGCGGGATGTGCAGGGCGCAGTGCGTTTGATATGGAATTCCCCGTCTGTCATGGCCCGTTTGACAGGTATCGGCGTTCTTCCTGCCTCTGTGGCGGCCTCTCTGGGAGTGGTGGGGCCACCGGCGCGCGCTTCAGGCCTTGCGCGGGACGCGCGGCGCAGCCACCCGCTGCCGTGCCTGCCCGCGCTGGAAAAAATATGCGTGGCTGACAGGGGCGATGTGGGCGACAGAACTGCATTGCGGTATGACGAAGCGCTGGCTTCAGCCGCTCTGTGTCAAAATATCCTGAAAGATCTTCCTGCAGGCGGTTGCCGCGCAGAAAAACAGGAAAAAATTTACGCGCTTGCGCCGAAACACATTGCGGTTGCTCTGGTGGAAGGCTGGCGGGGAGAAGTCTGTCATGTGGCGCTGACGGATGAATTTGGTCATTTCGCTGCCTACTCCATTGTGGACCCTTCGTTCCACAACTGGGCCGGGCTTGCCTATGCCCTGCGAAGACAGCAGATTTCTGATTTTCCCCTGTGCAACAAAAGTTTCAATTTGTCTTACTGCGGCCATGATTTATAA
- a CDS encoding respiratory chain complex I subunit 1 family protein, with the protein MTSQMIVALGGMVLSLLLAPLLPGCINRVKALMGGRKGSPLLQLYFDLCRLMGKSPVYPCVTTYFFKAAPAACLTSAVAALTVLPFWPVAAPANFSGDFVLLAGLFAMSRFFLILAALDTGSAFEGMGAARDALFSALAEPIFLFCLLLLCRQAHSLTLSGMTTVTAGPAAIQGYWMFYLMLAFALFLLLLQENSRIPVDDPNTHLELTMIHEVMILDHSGPDLAFLEYAAALRLWIFSLLIAGLVLPLPSVPLFEDGGSLGPHGLAGLAACWGITLLATLGVGVLVGLMESLMARLRMERVPQVLAMAGAFAGLAALALWRQA; encoded by the coding sequence ATGACGTCGCAGATGATTGTTGCCCTGGGCGGCATGGTTCTTTCCCTCCTGTTGGCGCCTCTGCTGCCCGGTTGCATCAACAGGGTCAAGGCCCTGATGGGCGGCAGAAAAGGCAGCCCCCTGCTGCAACTTTATTTTGACTTGTGCCGGCTCATGGGCAAAAGCCCGGTTTATCCGTGCGTCACTACATATTTTTTCAAGGCTGCGCCTGCGGCGTGTCTGACATCGGCCGTAGCTGCTCTGACTGTGTTGCCTTTTTGGCCCGTGGCTGCGCCTGCGAATTTTTCCGGAGATTTTGTTCTGCTTGCCGGTTTGTTTGCCATGTCGCGTTTTTTTTTGATTCTTGCCGCTCTGGACACGGGCAGCGCCTTTGAAGGCATGGGCGCGGCGCGGGATGCCCTGTTTTCTGCGCTGGCTGAACCCATTTTTTTGTTTTGCCTCCTGCTGCTGTGCCGGCAGGCACACAGCCTTACCCTGTCGGGCATGACAACTGTCACGGCCGGCCCAGCCGCCATCCAAGGGTACTGGATGTTCTACCTCATGCTCGCCTTCGCCCTGTTTCTGCTGCTGCTGCAAGAGAACAGCCGCATCCCCGTGGATGATCCCAATACCCATCTGGAACTTACCATGATACATGAAGTGATGATTCTGGACCACAGCGGACCGGATTTGGCCTTTCTGGAATATGCCGCCGCACTCAGGCTGTGGATATTCAGCCTGCTCATTGCCGGTCTTGTTCTGCCTCTGCCGTCCGTGCCCCTGTTTGAGGACGGAGGGTCGTTGGGGCCGCATGGTCTTGCCGGTCTTGCCGCCTGCTGGGGCATAACCCTGCTTGCGACCTTGGGTGTCGGCGTGCTTGTGGGTCTGATGGAATCCCTGATGGCACGGTTGCGCATGGAGCGCGTTCCCCAGGTTCTGGCCATGGCCGGGGCCTTTGCCGGTCTTGCCGCGCTTGCGCTGTGGAGGCAGGCATGA
- a CDS encoding proton-conducting transporter transmembrane domain-containing protein has protein sequence MSIASLLLPVLLLLPLCAALLSWFVPADHSRRALLLVTATVELTLAAACWFVEPASLGGELLCLDAMGRLVLSLTCALFFAASLYAVPYLESEDPGARTDFHQGLHFSNAPEATFTGCMLLFLAASVLAASTRHVGLLWVGIETTTVVSAPLISFHRHRRSLEATWKYLLICSVGIGFALIGNLLLDIAMQSEARHVVDMSVSSLSQGGGHVHPAWFKAAFVFLLVGYGAKMGIAPMHTWLPDAHSEAPSLVSALLSGALLNCAFLGIFRAQEVALSVGLAAFTSTLLLAFGFLSMLVAALFIVNLGDFKRMLAYSSVEHMGILLIALGVGIAAGRGGLLHMAGHSLIKAALFLLAGNILARYHTKSSHDVSGMAQSLPMTSALWLTGIIAITGTPPFVVFISEFFVLQGLLNGGLLLPAAYLTLLGVIFVGMITPTLHMCRGGMPHDRTAKGRENLLFVLPSACLLVLALALGLYMPEWLRESLDKAAALAFHP, from the coding sequence GTGTCCATTGCTTCCCTTCTTTTGCCTGTACTGCTGCTGCTGCCTTTGTGTGCGGCCCTGTTGTCTTGGTTTGTTCCGGCAGACCATTCGCGGCGCGCGCTTTTGCTCGTGACGGCCACGGTTGAACTGACGCTTGCCGCGGCGTGCTGGTTTGTGGAACCGGCTTCATTGGGCGGCGAGCTGCTTTGTCTTGACGCCATGGGACGTCTGGTGCTGAGTTTGACCTGCGCGCTGTTTTTCGCGGCTTCGCTCTATGCCGTGCCCTACCTGGAATCGGAAGATCCCGGCGCGCGGACAGATTTTCATCAGGGGCTCCATTTTTCCAACGCTCCGGAAGCCACGTTTACAGGCTGTATGCTGCTTTTTCTGGCTGCATCCGTTCTGGCCGCGTCAACGCGGCATGTGGGCCTGCTCTGGGTCGGCATTGAAACAACGACAGTGGTCAGTGCCCCCCTTATCTCTTTTCATCGTCACAGGCGTTCTCTGGAGGCGACATGGAAATATCTGCTCATCTGCTCTGTGGGCATCGGCTTCGCGCTTATCGGCAACCTGCTGCTGGATATTGCCATGCAGAGTGAGGCAAGGCATGTTGTTGACATGTCCGTCAGTTCTCTGTCACAAGGGGGCGGGCACGTGCACCCCGCTTGGTTCAAGGCCGCTTTTGTGTTTCTGCTCGTCGGCTATGGCGCGAAAATGGGCATAGCGCCCATGCACACCTGGCTGCCGGACGCACACAGTGAAGCGCCGTCTCTGGTGTCTGCTCTGCTGTCAGGCGCGTTGCTCAACTGCGCTTTCCTCGGCATTTTCCGGGCACAGGAAGTGGCGCTTTCTGTCGGTCTTGCGGCATTCACCTCAACGCTGCTTCTGGCCTTCGGTTTTTTGTCAATGCTGGTTGCCGCCCTCTTTATCGTAAATTTGGGCGATTTCAAGCGGATGCTGGCCTATTCCAGCGTGGAGCACATGGGCATTCTGCTTATTGCGCTGGGCGTCGGGATTGCCGCAGGGCGAGGCGGCCTATTGCACATGGCCGGCCATTCTCTGATCAAGGCGGCGCTTTTTTTGCTGGCGGGCAATATTCTGGCGCGCTACCACACCAAGTCGAGTCACGATGTTTCCGGTATGGCGCAAAGTCTGCCCATGACATCAGCCCTGTGGCTGACCGGCATTATCGCCATTACCGGCACGCCGCCTTTTGTCGTCTTTATCAGCGAATTTTTCGTGCTCCAGGGACTTCTGAACGGGGGACTGCTTTTGCCCGCTGCCTATCTGACGCTGCTGGGCGTTATTTTTGTTGGCATGATTACTCCCACACTGCACATGTGCCGAGGCGGCATGCCGCATGACCGTACGGCAAAGGGGAGAGAAAATCTGCTTTTTGTGCTGCCTTCGGCCTGTCTTCTTGTTTTGGCCCTAGCGCTCGGCCTGTATATGCCAGAATGGCTGCGCGAGTCTCTTGACAAGGCTGCGGCTTTGGCTTTTCATCCATAA
- a CDS encoding hydrogenase-4 component E, translated as MTVLPVAGNVLEMLLGLVIISDFCLLGAERSRLCIRLIALQGVILGFMPVFAAGDGMTPWFAVAVAVFFVIKGGMLPLLLWHTYKKLHPRAPGASYLGNTASVLLGLAAFAFSLWLNSRLGIAANHLFSHVFPTAFATIFSGLLLITSRRIALAQIFGYLVMENGIYLLGAPMAQESALWLEFSILMDILVAAFVMGVALTHINRAFDSTDVECFASLRD; from the coding sequence ATGACCGTTCTGCCCGTTGCCGGGAACGTGCTGGAGATGCTTCTCGGGCTTGTCATCATCAGCGACTTCTGTTTGCTCGGGGCTGAACGCAGCCGCCTGTGCATCCGCCTTATCGCACTGCAGGGCGTTATCCTCGGATTTATGCCTGTATTTGCCGCAGGTGACGGCATGACGCCCTGGTTTGCCGTTGCTGTTGCAGTGTTTTTTGTTATCAAGGGGGGCATGTTGCCTCTGCTGTTATGGCACACTTATAAGAAATTGCATCCCCGTGCGCCCGGCGCGTCCTATTTAGGCAACACAGCGTCGGTACTGCTGGGACTTGCCGCATTCGCTTTTTCGCTCTGGCTGAACTCACGCTTGGGAATTGCAGCTAACCATTTGTTTTCACATGTATTTCCAACGGCTTTTGCCACTATTTTTTCAGGCCTTCTGCTTATTACTTCGCGGCGCATAGCGCTGGCGCAAATATTCGGCTATCTTGTCATGGAAAACGGCATCTACCTTCTTGGGGCACCTATGGCGCAGGAAAGCGCTCTCTGGCTGGAGTTTTCCATACTGATGGACATTCTTGTGGCCGCCTTTGTCATGGGCGTTGCCTTGACCCATATCAACCGGGCTTTTGATTCCACAGACGTGGAGTGCTTTGCCTCGCTGCGGGACTGA
- a CDS encoding acyl-CoA synthetase family protein, which translates to MLFNKLETLPREERDAMPLRRLQYFCSRAYTNVSFYRNRFDEIGVTPLESRLQKRIKEFLAVTAKVRLLEPHSLVRLKGKAVRIVDNRPKD; encoded by the coding sequence GTGCTCTTCAACAAATTGGAAACACTGCCCCGCGAGGAACGGGATGCAATGCCGTTGCGACGTCTGCAGTATTTCTGTTCCCGCGCGTACACGAACGTGTCTTTTTACCGCAACCGCTTTGACGAAATCGGCGTCACGCCGCTCGAAAGCCGTTTGCAAAAACGCATTAAGGAATTTTTGGCTGTCACAGCCAAGGTGCGTCTGTTGGAACCGCATTCCCTTGTGCGATTAAAGGGCAAGGCGGTACGCATTGTGGACAATCGTCCAAAAGATTGA
- a CDS encoding proton-conducting transporter transmembrane domain-containing protein, translated as MLTLYFFCAVLALLVGGAFCSLATGRAAAATAACACVTAGAVGLCLSLYLLLSGATLRVSFPLPLPLGECLFCVDRLSSVFLPPVFLLALIGGALLPGRLKSLAVEAAETGARLAVGRHCFFFCFLIAGMVMTITAADAVLFLISWEIMSLMPFFLISPLDRDANERFAVWVYLTAAHLGVLPLLLLFAGMGAEAGGTDFVLFAARGAWSHPGLYFILALVGFGLKAGLVPLHVWMPEAHSSAPGHVAVLLSGAMLNVGLYGILRVLLLAGPPETWWAYALMGAGVLSGVTGILLGLVQSDIKRTLAYSSAENMGIICLALGGALLAYSIGSSAAALLLTGVFLHIWNHSLFKSLLFLAANAVKEHTHTMLIQRLGGLHKRIPFTGGCFALGSAAIAGIPPLNGFMSELLLYTGFAVGSKAAGNTETALLFWGAFFVLGAIAGMALFAFTQAYGLAFLGAPKSAQSYQAREPETLFKAAMLLLALLCLCAGFAGPLLLKALSPFLVWFASGLGIPLAACAEGMEAAATVLAWYAALGAVLLVLFALVNLARGRAVGKNGFAEGVTWSCGYCRPTARMQYTGGAFARTFAMLLHPLARTRTVTPKMQGLFPGPENAVMTSPDWPMELWSSLLFRPVAAVAEAAKNLQTGLVNLYILYIFIALVATLTWALGWA; from the coding sequence ATGTTGACGTTGTATTTTTTCTGTGCTGTTCTCGCGCTTCTTGTCGGGGGAGCTTTCTGTTCTCTGGCTACGGGCCGCGCGGCTGCGGCGACGGCGGCCTGCGCCTGTGTGACTGCCGGGGCTGTGGGGCTGTGCCTTTCCCTGTACCTTTTGTTGTCCGGAGCAACGTTGCGCGTCAGTTTTCCCTTGCCTTTGCCGCTTGGAGAATGTCTTTTTTGCGTAGATCGTCTCTCCTCAGTTTTTCTGCCTCCGGTTTTTCTGTTGGCTCTCATCGGCGGGGCGCTTTTGCCGGGCCGCCTGAAATCCCTAGCCGTCGAGGCAGCCGAAACGGGCGCGCGTCTTGCCGTGGGCAGGCATTGCTTTTTTTTCTGTTTTCTCATCGCCGGCATGGTGATGACGATCACGGCCGCGGACGCCGTTTTGTTTCTCATTTCCTGGGAAATCATGTCGCTCATGCCTTTTTTTCTCATCAGCCCGTTGGACAGGGACGCGAACGAGCGTTTTGCGGTATGGGTGTATCTGACGGCGGCGCACCTCGGCGTGCTGCCTCTGCTGCTGCTTTTTGCGGGTATGGGGGCAGAGGCCGGCGGAACAGATTTTGTTCTTTTTGCCGCGCGCGGTGCGTGGAGTCACCCGGGTCTGTATTTCATACTGGCTCTGGTGGGTTTTGGCCTGAAAGCGGGTCTCGTCCCGCTGCATGTCTGGATGCCTGAAGCGCATTCCTCCGCCCCTGGGCATGTGGCGGTGCTGCTCTCCGGGGCCATGCTCAATGTTGGACTGTACGGCATCTTGCGCGTGCTGCTGCTTGCCGGACCGCCGGAAACCTGGTGGGCATACGCGCTGATGGGCGCGGGCGTTCTTTCCGGCGTGACCGGCATTTTGCTGGGCCTTGTCCAGTCTGACATAAAGCGCACGCTGGCCTATTCCAGCGCGGAAAACATGGGAATCATCTGTCTTGCCCTGGGCGGCGCACTGCTGGCGTACAGCATCGGCTCTTCAGCCGCTGCGCTGCTGCTGACCGGCGTTTTTTTGCACATCTGGAACCACTCGCTTTTTAAAAGCCTGCTTTTCCTCGCAGCCAACGCGGTGAAGGAACATACGCACACCATGCTTATCCAGCGTCTGGGCGGACTTCACAAACGCATTCCCTTCACGGGCGGGTGCTTTGCCTTAGGCAGCGCCGCCATTGCCGGCATTCCCCCTTTAAACGGCTTTATGAGCGAGCTGCTTCTCTACACGGGCTTTGCAGTCGGCAGCAAAGCCGCAGGCAATACGGAAACAGCTCTGCTGTTCTGGGGCGCTTTTTTTGTGCTTGGCGCTATTGCCGGCATGGCTCTTTTTGCCTTTACCCAAGCGTACGGCCTGGCTTTTCTCGGCGCGCCCAAGAGTGCGCAAAGCTACCAAGCGCGTGAGCCGGAAACGCTGTTTAAGGCAGCCATGTTGTTGTTGGCGCTGTTGTGTCTTTGCGCTGGCTTTGCCGGGCCGCTGCTCCTGAAAGCGCTCTCGCCTTTTCTTGTCTGGTTCGCGTCAGGTCTCGGCATTCCCCTCGCAGCCTGCGCGGAGGGTATGGAGGCCGCCGCTACGGTGCTTGCGTGGTACGCGGCCTTAGGGGCGGTTCTGCTTGTGTTGTTTGCTCTTGTGAATCTGGCGCGCGGACGGGCTGTGGGCAAGAACGGCTTTGCCGAAGGCGTGACCTGGTCTTGCGGCTATTGTCGACCGACGGCCCGCATGCAATACACGGGCGGCGCTTTTGCGCGCACGTTCGCAATGCTGCTGCACCCGCTTGCGCGGACGCGGACTGTGACGCCGAAAATGCAGGGTCTTTTTCCTGGTCCGGAGAATGCGGTTATGACAAGCCCTGATTGGCCGATGGAACTGTGGAGTAGCCTTTTGTTCCGGCCTGTCGCCGCTGTGGCCGAAGCCGCGAAAAATTTGCAAACAGGTCTTGTAAATCTGTATATCCTGTATATTTTCATTGCCCTTGTGGCGACCCTGACCTGGGCTTTGGGGTGGGCATGA
- the rpmB gene encoding 50S ribosomal protein L28: MSKKCDFCGKKPQVGNLVSHSNIKTKRRFNPNLQRVRHQFPDGSVRTLTICTRCLRSGAVIKPLARKWA, encoded by the coding sequence ATGAGCAAGAAATGCGATTTCTGCGGCAAAAAGCCTCAGGTCGGCAATCTCGTGAGCCATTCCAATATTAAGACAAAACGCCGCTTTAACCCAAATTTGCAGCGTGTGCGCCATCAGTTCCCGGACGGCAGTGTGCGCACTCTCACGATCTGCACTCGCTGTTTGCGTTCAGGCGCGGTGATCAAACCGTTGGCGCGCAAGTGGGCGTAA